A genomic segment from Candidatus Polarisedimenticolia bacterium encodes:
- the rplT gene encoding 50S ribosomal protein L20, which produces MPRVKRGTKRRQKRKKILKLAKGFYGAKGRLHRIAKLAVEKSLLSAYKDRKRKKRDFRKLWITRINAAARTQEISYSHLMAGLKKANVGLDRKILAELAVADPQGFAEVASVAKKALAR; this is translated from the coding sequence ACCAAGCGACGCCAGAAGCGCAAGAAGATACTCAAGCTCGCGAAGGGCTTTTATGGAGCCAAGGGACGCCTGCATCGCATCGCGAAGCTGGCCGTCGAGAAATCGCTCCTCTCGGCCTACAAGGACCGGAAGCGGAAGAAGCGGGATTTCCGCAAGCTCTGGATCACCCGCATCAACGCCGCCGCCCGGACCCAGGAGATTTCCTACAGCCACCTGATGGCCGGCCTGAAGAAGGCCAACGTGGGGCTGGACCGCAAGATTCTGGCCGAGCTGGCCGTGGCCGATCCCCAGGGCTTCGCCGAGGTCGCGAGCGTGGCGAAGAAAGCCCTGGCCCGTTAG